The Vanacampus margaritifer isolate UIUO_Vmar chromosome 15, RoL_Vmar_1.0, whole genome shotgun sequence genome contains the following window.
TTTATGATTATTGTGGTCCGCAGGAAGCGTCTGAGAATGAAGAGGAGGAGCgggacgaagaggaggaggagaacacCGACTACCTGACAGACTCCAACAAAGAGAATGAGACGGATGAGGAGAACAACGTGAGAGCTCTTGTGTCACTCGTTGCGCCGTGCCCTTGCACCCGTGTGACTTGTGATTTTGTCTCGTAGGAGGTGACCATCCGCGGTGGCGGACTGAAGCACGTGGCGTGCGCCGAAGATGAGGACTTCATCCAGGCGTTGGACAAGATGATGCTGGAGAACCTGCAGGTGCGCCTACTGCTCCGACCTCCCACTCGTCCACGGGCGTCGTCTCGTCTTACGTTTCAAATGTCGGCCCGCGCTCGCTTGACCCCCGCAGCAGCGCAGTGGCGAGACGGTGAAGGTGCACCAGCTGGACGTGGCCATTCCTCTGCAGCTGAAGAGCCAGCTGAGGAAGGGCGGCTCCGGCCAGCCGTGCATCGGCGAGGCCGAGGCCGACGCCGACGTTTCCGACACCATGCAGTTCGTCATGCTCACGCGCAAGGGCAACAAGCAGCAGGTGAGCGCACAAATAATCGATTACGTGCTCACTCTaacacgggggggggggtggttgggtGTTAACCCTAACCACAATATTTACATATTCTGCCTTGATTCTATTAGCAGCGTGCAAAACAAcattccttaactcattcactgccattggcggctatagacgtcaaaaattcatttgaactatttctattagtttaactttttttttttccatttttgttaacaagagtatgaaaacctagaattttttttttttttttttttagaaatacagatataaaatgtgtgattaatcgtgagttaaatattgaagtcatgcgattaattacaattaaaaaatttaatcgcctgacgcgacttaaagatgattaaaaattcggggcgtcaggcgattaacattttttatcgtaattaatcgcatggcttcactagttaactcacaattaatcacacatgttatatctgttctaaatgtacaataaaaaaatataggttttcttactcttgttaacaaaagtagaaaaaaagttaaaactaatagaaatagttcaaatttatttttgacgtctatagccgtcaatggcagtgaatgagttaaaattgcgAGGTGTGGTTCGAACTAAAATAATGGCTTCCAgagaaatttatttttgtattagggaaaaaaaaggcatttttggaaaataattgCGTGAGATCTTGCCTAtagaaaatccagtaaaaaaataaataaataaaaatagtataaCTTGATTATTTCTCAATGTATTGCCTGAtctctttgttttcatcttctTGAGGAGGTCCAGCAAAAAGCGGCTATGGGCCCAAATTCGGATGCATCTAAATTGCAAATGGGGCTTTCGTCCCCTCAAATCTCAACTCGAATCGTGCAAATGAGACATTATTTGTGAGAACAGCCGTAGAAAAGGTCAAGTACTCGAGTTGTCAATTGTTTGTCTCCTGAATGGAGGATTTTGAGCGCTCGTTCCGTTTCTTAGAAAATTGCACAATGATGGCGGCCACTTGTCTTGATGCTACTTtgctcaataaaatatttttggttccATTTCTCTTTGCGGCCTGCTACCGAATAGCCCACAGTCTAGTAGTGTCGTAATAAACGGACCTGAGCAGAAGACACACACGCCCAgtcaacaacacacacacacacagcaataaTATTGACTCTccaacggtgtgtgtgtgttggcaagCTCCGACGAGGGAATGTGTGGTTTGGAGCTTGAGGCTGCCTCTCATACTATTTAGGGTGTGTCCAGTTTTTTTGAGGTGAAACCAAGAACATTACTGGAAAAGTGCACAGAACATCCTTGTAGatgtgaaacacacacacacaattatttaTGCGGTGTGCATACGCTGTAtggttgacggctatagacgtcaaaaattcatttgaactatttctattagtttcacatttttcccactttggttaagaagagtatgaaaacctagaattttttttatgtacatttagaacaaatataaaatttgtgattaatcgtgagctaactattgaagtcatgcccctaattttttataatcttttctccttttttttttttttttttgaaattcggggcatcaggcgattatttttttttattgtaattaatcacatgacttcattagttaactcacaattaatcacaaattttatatctgttctaaatgtacaataacaatttttttctaggttttcatactcttggttaacgaaagtggaaaaaaaagtaaaactaatagaaatagttcaaatgaatttttgccgtcaaaggcagtgaatgcgttaattCCGATTACAAAATTCAATGGACTGACAAGCCTACTTTTTCGACATCCAAACGAATGGCGTGTGTGCGTTGCGCAGTTCAAGATCCTGAACGTGCCGCTGTCGTCCCACCTGGCCGCCAACCACTTCAACCAGCAGCAAGCCGAGCAGGAGGAGCGCATGCGGATGAAGAAACTCACCCTGGACATCAACGAGCGCCAGGAGCAGGAGGACTACCAGGGTACGAGCCCACGTGAACCTCATGCTGCTTCATCAAGCGCGCGTCCCCACCGCCGTCAGGTCCACCCCCAATGTTTGTGTGTTCCAGAGATGCTGCAGTCCCTGGCTCAGCGTCCGGCGCAGGCCAACACCAACCGCGAGCGGCGGCCCCGCTACCAGCACCCCAAAGGCGCCCCCAACGCCGACCTCATCTTCAAGACCGGAGGAAGGTGAGATGCTCCATTGAGCAGGCGTCGAAAAGACGGGAGCGATGGATCACCGCGTTAAGACAAGAAAGAAATTCAAAACGTGAAGAGAAAAAGTTAGaatgatgcactttttttttttttaagattgtaaagaaaaatgttgaatgttACAGGATACCACACAAATTGAAAAAGTTCAATGAAAAATTCtcacactaaataaataacattttacaagatatcaccatttttttttttacttgaattattttatgttcattatttaaaaagtttGATGAAAATTTGGCGCGTATTTGTCtcttatttaaaattataaatattgctgagtttttttttttttttttagtttagaatCTTTACTTGAATTGACTTGGCAAtagcaaaaaatacatttttatgtttttttaagatgaaaaaGTAATGTGTACGATttcacacttttattttaaattatttttttagataaacatTCGATGAAAATGTATCCGTTATTTTGTGTTTcgttcatttgaaatgtttaatatttgaATTTCAGAAGATTTCAGGTTTTACAAGTTtaatctaactttttttttttttttttaagatttttttaaaatctttactATGTTAACTTAGAGCAGAAGCGACTCATCGCCGCTAATTGGAGTCAATACagttgcgagaaaaaaaaaaaaaaaaagacacttgaacaaaaagaaccCGTACACAAATATACGTACTAAGCGTAgatttgtttattgttgttaagCAATTAATCAGTTGCATCTTGGATTTATGTAACCATAATCAATATCACAATCAACTTAGTGAGTTGAACATGTCCTAATACTCTAGAATGTGGTCTAATCCGGTCTTGTGTCTtgtcgtccgtccgtccgtcctcaGGAGACGCTGATGAGTCCTGAGCTGAGCAAGCAACAGAGCAAAGGAACCAACAAGAGGAGGGAGAATATTGGAGGGAAACCCGTCCGGCAGGTAGGGGGTGACGAGACCTCCCAAAAACACCGACGGATGCCGGGGACAAAGCCGACCCCTgacctcaacacacacacacacacacccccgcCATTCGAGGGGGCCCGAGGGAGGGCAGACAGACTTAAAGCAGCGTTCGGGGTTcacaggtttttctttttgtctgttGTTGCCTGagatgacaaaaaacaaacgagCACTAAAAGAAGACTTGACGCGGTGTCTGGGTGACCTTTGGCGAGACGGACAGTAAATGCCTCGTCCAAATAACATGCGGGGGGAATAAAGGAAGGCATGCAGGCGGACAAATTGGACGAAAGgatgtgattttgttgtttgaatTTGGGAACGCGTGAGCAGGATAGCGAGGaaatgacgacgacgacgatcatcaaaatgtacaaaagtaGCGTTCCTAATTGACACTTCCTGTGAGAAGATGGAGATTTTGAGTTTTCGGGGTCTCATTTCAGGATGGACCTGAAATGCGCCACAACCTCCACAGGTGCGCAACCGTTTCAGTTGGACGTGTTCAGTCCGCGTTCACCTCGAAAGGTTGCGGCGCATTTTCAATTCATCCTTAAAAATCCAGCATCTGCAACTTGTTGTAAGCAGCGTACGCAACcgcatttgtgagcagcagctAAATATAATTTTCCGATGTCATAGTCGTCACGATCTGGCGAGCGCGAAACATCCTGGCATCCGCTTGCATCACATCAAGCAGTGGATgatcttcttgtttttttttgttttgaagcctAAATTGCCTGTTCTTCTCATCGATAATCGAAATACACGGTATGTGCCCTATTCATGCGTTTGACTCTTGTTTTGGCTgtggcaaattaaaaaaaaaaaaaaaaaaaaaaaagcgtctcGGTGAAGGAGGGCGGGTTCCGCCTGTTTGTCCAAAGTCTAATTACAAGGCGGCTAACGCAAGCATGTGCTCATTTCCTTCCTGGTGCTCCTCCAAACGGACGACAACGCTGCTTGTGTGCTTTGCAtcttaagtcttttttttttttttaatttttttactatcaAATCATGGAGAGTATAAACTCCTCAAATGCAAAACTTGAGTGAATGTGAAACCATTTTAAGATTTCTGGGCTGCATAGCTTGAGTggcttttttttacatatgttCACCATTCacttcattaactctttgactgccagacgttttcagaaaagggatgccgtgggtgccagccgattttaagcattttgactgatctttcaaggtccatagaaaattatgtgtttggactatggaaccacacatactgccaaaacaagattggactctcatcttccatcagaaaaaaaaagtttgtttctaccttattccgtttttgagtaatcaacaaaatggttagtttcacctgttttgaaaaaaacgtattttaacgtctttggcactcctccataggattttacgaaacgttatttaacgtttttggcagtcaaagagttaacggcCTCACTTAATACGGCAACATTTTCCGTTGATGCCATTCATAAACGTACTCTGCTAGAATGTAAGGTAGCTAAAGTTGCAAAAATGGGTTTAAGCCCACTTTCAATCCTGTTTTGGATCTTTCCCATCCAAGCCTGGTGAATATTCCACCTGCGCAGCCAATCATTGAACAGGGCCAGCTCATTCCTGACATTCCACAGTCACTCCAAAGAACTCATAGTCACAAAGCAGTCACATGATACGCTTTAATGATCGCACATTCAACAGCAGCTGCTGTGTTCATACATTATTTGACACACGCCGCTCTTTGCTGATGCCGTACAGTAGAGGAGACACTTCATAGTAACTGTAGATGCTCTACAGAGAGAACCGGAGTCTGTAAACAACATTCACAAGATGGTTTTTCCCCACAGCGGCAACACTGTGGCAACCATGTGATATCACTCAAAAGATACTTCATAAGTTACTGTAGCTTAACTACAGGGACCGGagtctgaggaaaaaaaaaaaaaaaaaacgtacataaATATGGATTGGCATACAGCGACCCATGGAATAGTTAGAAACTGCCAATTAGCCAAGATACGGAGGAATGGAAAGATATTTGGAGACTTTGTGGTTGAAGTGCTTTTGCTAAGTACAATGCTTCGGTCCACCCGGCACAAAGTTGCAGGAGAAAATATTCCTTCTGCaaagtggggggggaaaaaaacaagcaaagttTGTGGTTGGTAGAGGAGGAGGCTGGAACCTCCAGCCCAGCATCACATAATccccaaaaaaacttttgcCCTAAAACCACATCGACCGACTCACTAATCAGTTGACAaaaacttttcttcttctgttctcTAAAGCGCGCCGACCTTTGCTCTTTCCCGAAAGCTGCTGACAAAAGAACACAAAGTTGGTCAACACAGCAGTAAAAATAGAGGTTCCCTTTGCAAACATAATGAAATTAGTCGTCATAACACTCGGGACAGCAGTTTTCAATTGCCAAGAAAGTGGAACTGGCTTTGCAGGTCCGCCTTCTCCAAGTCTTTAAGGTCCCGGCAGCCGCACCTTAACCTTGGGAGAGGCTTGAAAAGCTTCCAGCAAAGCTCCGCCAGCAGGAACGTTGCCAAAAGTACCTTACGACTCTTTCAGCAAGCCGAGTTTCTTCAGCGCCTGCTTGCGAGATTCCTCGGTTGCCCCCCGGCCAGAAAACTGCACGGTGATGCCCTGGGGCCGAAACATGTGGCCGGGTCGTCGCCTGGCGTCCGCTGCGGCCGCTGTGTCGGCCTTGTGGTGCGAGGTCTGGGGGTTTCTTGGCGCGGGGGTCGGAGGTGGGCCTTTGGGCGGACCGTCCGCGGGGCGCTGCAGCCCGGTGGAGGGGTTGAAGGTTCGGCTCTTGCCCCCGTAGCTGTTGAGCTCGGCAGGTAGGGGCTGGGGTTTGGCAGGCAGGTTTTGATTGACGTCAATATGTGAGCTGAGGATGTCCGGAAGGTCGCTGGCCATGGCTCCGGTCTCGGCGTTCAGGACTTTGGACTTTCCTCCGTAGCTGTTGAACTCGCTGGGGTTGGCCAGCGTGGGAGGAAGAACCAGAGAAGGTCTGGCTTCAGACATGGTCGTAGGTGTCACAGGTTCGTTCTTCGAGTGTCCTGGAGCGACCACAATGGATTTCCCACCAAAGCTGTTCAATTCCAGGGATTTGACGTCTGACTGCGGTTTCTGCTGACGAGGCGGGCTCACTGGAGGCTTTCGGTTGTCAAAGGTCCGGGCGGACTCGATAGGTAGACTGTCCGTTCTTTTGACAGATGTGCGGCTTTGTAGTGATGGCGGCGGGACCTTGGATTCTGGCACATGGATGCTGGTTTCTGTTAGGCGAACCTGGCTCTCCAAAGTCCTACTGACACTAGTCTCTGTAACGGGGGCAGGACTTGTTGGCACGCTGTTAACAGTATCGTGGACTATCATCTCTCCTGACATGGCTCGGTTCTTAGCCAGGCCCAGCTTGGACAGCGCTTCCATCCTGGTTTTCTCTGGCGTGGGGTCCTTGAAGGAAACGCTGCGGGCGGGCGCATTTCGCAACTTCTGCGCCACGTATGGCTTGGGATCCTCCTGCATGAAAGCCTGCGGCGCTCCGGTTAGATTTGACAACATCATGGCTCGCCTGTCTTGGAGGTTCATGTTGGCTACCGGCTGATTCTGGAGCTCTTTGTTGCCAAGAATCATACTAATGTTGGCCGGGTATCTGGTGGGCTTAGCGAAGGTCGGCGGACCCTGTTTGGTGGAGGCATCGCCGCCGAGGCTTGGCGACCTTTCACCCTCCTGGCTGCGCTGGCGGTGGAGTAACGCCGAACTGTTGGGCGCGCCCACCGCCTGGTTCTCGGCAATCTTTTTGGCGATGAGAACCGGGGTGGGGACGGAGCCGGCCGGGTGGTAGGAGTGACCGTCTGTTGGCTCATAGCCAGCAGAGTGATCCAGAGGATCGTGTCTCGGTTTGATCTCAAAGTGGCTCTCAGGGTTCACCGCCAAACTCTGGAAATCTGAGCGACACAGAATTCAACATGCTTAGACTCAATTTGATTTAGTTTACTGAGCACAGGAAATATAGGAAGTACCTGGACTGGTAGGCTTGAAGACCGGTAATTTGGCAAGCATCATGTCTGGATCCGGACGGACCAGGTCTATAATATCCTGGTCTTTGGCGCTGAGACGTCTGGCTGTTATTGGGTGTACGGTGTAGAGATCTGGCGTTTCCGGCGGTCTGTCCATCTCGTGGGCAAGAAGGCTTCCGCTTGCCGGAGACTTTCCGAGTCCGGCCCGGAGCTCGTCCTCCTCGAGGCTGTTCTCCAGTGAGCCTATGGTCTCTTCGAAAAACTGCAGGCACTCCTTCTCCGCCGGGCTCAGAAAGCGCAGCGTGTCTTCATCCTGCGCaggttgataaaaaaaaaaaaggactgtcAGTGACTTTGTTGCCCGAAACCGGCAGGAGATCGCCGTGCGAGCACCGAGCGCGGCCGGCGTCTGCGATGGTGTAATTGAAATGTTGCGGTGCTCCGAAGGTGGAGTGCAATGGAACTGGTTGGGGCAGCCTTGTGCGTTGCGATGGATGCGGTCCCGGAGGCGTGTGAAGCTTGTCAAGCAGGTGTGATTAGCACAACTGCATCTATTGTGTAAACATTCGAAGCCGCCCGCACCTCATCTGACGTGCTTTTACTGTTTGGACAATAGAAGAACAGGACAAGCCTCCTCTGTAAAGGCGTCTGTCAGTCCCCTAacgcagtggtccccaaccaccgggccgtgggtcatttggtaccgaaagaaaaaaaatttgcattattttttattttttttcgaaaatgatgttttattttgaaaagtggccggattctgcccgttacatccgtctcacttgacgcACTTCAAGGCCGCTACACCACACGTCATGCTAAATTTAATTCCAAGctagcaaaatgagcaaaaaaacaaacttctttAAAAAGTTTCTTTGCGAAGGGGAAACGGTCCAATGTAGGGACAGAAGAGGAACCCGGACCCTCTAAAAAAAGGGAAAGCTGCCTTTAACAGGCAGTATCAAGAATCGTAtttaaaatatagatttttttcgccattattatagagaaaataccagtttttttcttgtcattttattttgtttttatcagctaaacctttagattgggccgtgaaaatattgtcagacattaaaccggtccgtggtacagaaaaggttgggtGGGGTCAAGGTCAAGGTAtgcatgtgcttttttttttttttttttaagagtgaatCCGTCTATACAACTAGTTAACGATAGTGGAAAAAACACGTGTACCGAGGAACATTAACCATGACTGccacagattattatttttttattcggGCTCCACAACGATGCGGTCAAAAATTACCTTAGGTGGTGTTTCAGTCGAACTGGCCCGCGTCTTGTTGCTCCGCTCCAACGCGCCGTTGATGCGGGAGCGCCGCTGATTGTTGGCCAGCTGATTGTTGGCCAGCTGATTGTTGGCCATGTCCAGGACGAGGCCGGAAGGGCTTGGTCTCGCGTTGGACATTTCCGGGCGGGAGCGGGCGGCACTAGGACGGTAGCGGAATCATCTCTG
Protein-coding sequences here:
- the proser2 gene encoding uncharacterized protein proser2; this translates as MSNARPSPSGLVLDMANNQLANNQLANNQRRSRINGALERSNKTRASSTETPPKDEDTLRFLSPAEKECLQFFEETIGSLENSLEEDELRAGLGKSPASGSLLAHEMDRPPETPDLYTVHPITARRLSAKDQDIIDLVRPDPDMMLAKLPVFKPTSPDFQSLAVNPESHFEIKPRHDPLDHSAGYEPTDGHSYHPAGSVPTPVLIAKKIAENQAVGAPNSSALLHRQRSQEGERSPSLGGDASTKQGPPTFAKPTRYPANISMILGNKELQNQPVANMNLQDRRAMMLSNLTGAPQAFMQEDPKPYVAQKLRNAPARSVSFKDPTPEKTRMEALSKLGLAKNRAMSGEMIVHDTVNSVPTSPAPVTETSVSRTLESQVRLTETSIHVPESKVPPPSLQSRTSVKRTDSLPIESARTFDNRKPPVSPPRQQKPQSDVKSLELNSFGGKSIVVAPGHSKNEPVTPTTMSEARPSLVLPPTLANPSEFNSYGGKSKVLNAETGAMASDLPDILSSHIDVNQNLPAKPQPLPAELNSYGGKSRTFNPSTGLQRPADGPPKGPPPTPAPRNPQTSHHKADTAAAADARRRPGHMFRPQGITVQFSGRGATEESRKQALKKLGLLKES